In one Aeromicrobium erythreum genomic region, the following are encoded:
- a CDS encoding PDZ domain-containing protein yields MPDDPGRDTAVPEGAPHDPDAHRLGRRYVTLLVAGVSVVALTCVAFLLPAPYVTMRPGPAFDTFGEIGGRQMFTFGKGVKTYPVDGALDFTTVSVTRADTHVSLGSVVEAFLTSDVAVVPRDIVYPDDESAAASKAEGQAQLTSSKDSSLVVALRAAGYRVGERASVAAVAQDGAAAGKLQPKDEITAVDGRRTSSAASVVEAVGRVKPGATVTLDVVRGGTQRTVDVTTRPDPRDASVPRVGVSLGTVYDFPIDVENNVGDEVGGPSAGTMFALAIYDRLTPGSLTGGRTVAGTGTMSPDGTVGPIGGVRQKIAGAAAAGAKVFLVPDANCAEAAQGSDHGMTLVRVATFDEAVKELTALAEDPDARVRTCS; encoded by the coding sequence GTGCCCGACGACCCTGGACGAGACACCGCCGTGCCCGAGGGCGCCCCGCACGACCCTGACGCCCACCGGCTGGGGCGTCGCTACGTCACCCTGCTCGTCGCGGGCGTGAGCGTCGTCGCCCTCACGTGCGTGGCCTTCCTGCTGCCTGCCCCGTACGTGACCATGCGTCCCGGCCCCGCGTTCGACACGTTCGGCGAGATCGGCGGCCGGCAGATGTTCACGTTCGGCAAGGGCGTGAAGACCTACCCCGTCGACGGTGCGCTCGACTTCACCACGGTCTCCGTCACCCGCGCCGACACGCACGTGAGTCTCGGGTCGGTCGTCGAGGCCTTCCTCACCTCCGACGTGGCCGTCGTGCCGCGCGACATCGTCTACCCCGACGACGAGTCGGCCGCGGCGTCGAAGGCCGAGGGCCAGGCGCAGCTCACCAGCTCCAAGGACAGCTCGCTCGTCGTCGCGCTCCGGGCCGCCGGGTACCGCGTGGGCGAGCGCGCGTCCGTCGCCGCTGTCGCGCAGGACGGTGCCGCAGCGGGCAAGCTGCAGCCGAAGGACGAGATCACTGCCGTCGACGGCCGACGTACCTCGTCCGCGGCGTCAGTGGTCGAGGCCGTCGGCCGGGTGAAGCCGGGCGCGACCGTCACGCTCGACGTCGTCCGCGGCGGCACGCAACGCACCGTCGACGTGACCACCCGCCCCGACCCGCGCGACGCCTCCGTCCCGCGCGTGGGGGTCTCGCTGGGCACCGTCTACGACTTCCCGATCGACGTCGAGAACAACGTCGGCGACGAGGTGGGCGGCCCCAGCGCTGGCACCATGTTCGCGCTCGCGATCTACGACCGCCTGACGCCCGGCTCGCTCACGGGAGGGCGCACCGTCGCGGGCACCGGCACCATGAGCCCCGACGGCACCGTCGGCCCCATCGGGGGCGTGCGGCAGAAGATCGCCGGCGCCGCGGCGGCCGGCGCCAAGGTGTTCCTGGTGCCCGACGCGAACTGCGCCGAGGCCGCGCAGGGCTCCGACCACGGCATGACGCTCGTGCGGGTGGCGACCTTCGACGAGGCCGTCAAGGAGCTCACGGCGCTCGCCGAGGATCCCGACGCCCGGGTCAGGACGTGCTCGTGA
- a CDS encoding PPA1309 family protein, with protein MTTPEQEPLPSTPLRLAALEVEAHVAADGWDQAPRLYALVRTAALVEAEPSLAAQLAVPLRDAPDGFTTIEQELHLAGRPLEDVLEEIQWPDAVDGCAVVVERIMLPPEAEEDLPSDPAAVAEAAARHPARQDVRLVAVVDRTGERHSAVRARTPADATLLEGPDLVPGLVQALLRTLDLNA; from the coding sequence GTGACGACGCCGGAGCAGGAGCCGCTGCCGTCCACGCCGTTGCGGCTGGCCGCGCTCGAGGTCGAGGCGCACGTGGCCGCGGACGGGTGGGACCAGGCGCCCCGCCTCTACGCGCTCGTGCGCACTGCCGCCCTCGTGGAGGCCGAGCCCTCGCTCGCGGCCCAGCTCGCCGTGCCGCTGCGCGACGCACCCGACGGCTTCACGACGATCGAGCAGGAGCTGCACCTCGCGGGTCGACCGCTCGAGGACGTGCTCGAGGAGATCCAGTGGCCTGACGCCGTCGACGGGTGCGCCGTCGTCGTCGAGCGCATCATGCTGCCGCCCGAGGCTGAGGAGGACCTCCCGTCCGACCCGGCCGCGGTCGCGGAGGCGGCCGCCCGCCACCCCGCCCGCCAGGACGTGCGCCTCGTGGCCGTCGTCGACCGAACGGGGGAGCGGCACAGCGCCGTGCGCGCCCGCACGCCCGCCGACGCCACCCTCCTCGAGGGCCCCGACCTGGTGCCCGGTCTGGTGCAGGCCCTGCTCCGCACCCTCGACCTGAACGCCTGA
- a CDS encoding UPF0182 family protein has product MSDIFGTPRPRPEPTPGGVDKRRKVLVPTLVTLAALLFLGSIFTSVWTDRLWFRSVDYSNVFTTVIVNRVGLFAVLGLLFGLVVAANAWLAHRLQPDTLPMRRDDPAFRYRQALSPVKRPALIVLAVVLTVFAGSVASSRWETFQLWRHGTSFGEQDPQFKKDIGFFVFDLPWFNFLSSFLFALVVVAVLVSVFVHYVFGGIRFAGRGPRFTRAAQVHLAVLVGFGVLLRAFGYWLDRYNLAVNGSGLFTGIGFTDANARIPAANILIGVALVCAVLFFASVFVKSWVLPGVGLGLLLLTSVLIGGVWPYVMQSFQVRPSEPDKEGQYIARNIEATREAYDVADVETEDYTANTTLTPQELNASAESRVSTRLLDPTLISPAFQQLQQVRGYYTVPQTLDVDRYKLGDDDIPQDVIIAARELDLGGLQDSQRNWANDHTVYTHGYGIIAARGNQRGEQGEPVWVQKDIPPVGEIETEVPPRIYFGESSPSYSIVGRPEGAAPIEVDIPRGGGSGNDGAESATQNTYDGEGGVPVGSLFHKVLYAFKFAEPNIVLSNRVNENSKILYDRHPRDRVEKVAPWLTVDGDTYPAVVDGRVVWIVDGYTTSNSYPYSERRSLRQATDDTLTQGSSQAALPTDNVNYMRNSVKAVVDAYDGSVKLYQWDTQDPVLKTWMKVFPGVVEPRSQIDQSLLEHLRYPVDLFKVQRNVLERYHVTDAQTFYEDGERWRVPEDPATPSGQPKSLQPPYFLTTARPGQEDPAFSLTSVYLPNSRQNLAAFMSVNSEASSEDYGKMQILQLPSDTQVPGPSQIANQFSSDRGVTQALLQFRQSDARVLNGNLLTLPVGDALLYVQPVYIRRTAEEGSYPVLQFVAASFGEEVGFGQTLDEALRVALGLAEGSVPDPDEESSGGGTGGSGDGGAKTTQEYLRDASAAYSAAQKALEAGDLAEYQRRINQMNAAVENAQDALGQSDQSGGE; this is encoded by the coding sequence GTGAGCGACATCTTCGGTACCCCCCGTCCCCGACCCGAGCCGACGCCCGGCGGGGTCGACAAGCGCCGGAAGGTGCTCGTGCCCACGCTCGTCACGCTGGCGGCGCTGCTGTTCCTCGGGTCGATCTTCACGTCGGTGTGGACCGACCGGCTCTGGTTCCGCTCGGTCGACTACTCGAACGTGTTCACCACGGTGATCGTGAACCGCGTCGGGCTCTTCGCGGTGCTCGGGCTGCTGTTCGGGCTCGTCGTCGCCGCCAACGCGTGGCTCGCGCACCGGCTGCAGCCCGACACACTGCCCATGCGCCGCGACGACCCAGCGTTCCGGTACCGGCAGGCGCTCTCGCCGGTCAAGCGTCCGGCGCTGATCGTGCTCGCCGTCGTGCTGACGGTCTTCGCCGGCTCCGTCGCGTCGTCGCGGTGGGAGACGTTCCAGCTGTGGCGCCACGGCACGTCGTTCGGCGAGCAGGACCCGCAGTTCAAGAAGGACATCGGCTTCTTCGTCTTCGACCTGCCCTGGTTCAACTTCCTGTCGTCGTTCCTGTTCGCGCTCGTGGTCGTCGCCGTCCTGGTGAGCGTCTTCGTGCACTACGTGTTCGGTGGCATCCGGTTCGCCGGACGCGGCCCGCGCTTCACGCGCGCGGCGCAGGTGCACCTGGCGGTGCTCGTCGGGTTCGGCGTGCTGCTGCGGGCCTTCGGCTACTGGCTCGACCGCTACAACCTCGCCGTCAACGGCTCCGGCCTGTTCACCGGCATCGGCTTCACCGACGCCAACGCGCGGATCCCCGCAGCGAACATCCTCATCGGCGTCGCGCTCGTGTGCGCCGTGCTGTTCTTCGCGTCCGTGTTCGTGAAGTCGTGGGTGCTGCCGGGCGTCGGGCTGGGCCTGCTGCTCCTCACGTCGGTGCTCATCGGCGGTGTCTGGCCCTACGTCATGCAGTCCTTCCAGGTGCGTCCCTCGGAGCCGGACAAGGAGGGCCAGTACATCGCCCGCAACATCGAGGCGACGCGCGAGGCGTACGACGTCGCCGACGTGGAGACCGAGGACTACACCGCGAACACGACCCTGACGCCGCAGGAGCTCAACGCGTCGGCCGAGTCGCGCGTCAGCACGCGTCTGCTCGACCCGACGCTCATCTCGCCCGCGTTCCAGCAGCTGCAGCAGGTGCGCGGCTACTACACCGTCCCGCAGACCCTCGACGTCGACCGCTACAAGCTGGGCGACGACGACATCCCGCAGGACGTCATCATCGCGGCCCGCGAGCTCGACCTGGGCGGCCTGCAGGACTCCCAGCGCAACTGGGCCAACGACCACACCGTGTACACGCACGGCTACGGCATCATCGCCGCGCGCGGCAACCAGCGCGGCGAGCAGGGTGAGCCCGTCTGGGTCCAGAAGGACATCCCGCCGGTCGGGGAGATCGAGACCGAGGTGCCGCCGCGGATCTACTTCGGCGAGAGCTCGCCGTCGTACTCGATCGTCGGACGACCCGAGGGCGCCGCACCGATCGAGGTCGACATCCCCCGCGGTGGCGGCTCGGGCAACGACGGCGCCGAGAGCGCCACGCAGAACACCTACGACGGCGAGGGCGGCGTGCCCGTCGGCAGCCTCTTCCACAAGGTGCTCTACGCGTTCAAGTTCGCCGAGCCCAACATCGTGCTGTCCAACCGCGTCAACGAGAACTCCAAGATCCTCTACGACCGGCACCCGCGTGACCGCGTCGAGAAGGTCGCGCCGTGGCTGACGGTCGACGGCGACACCTACCCGGCGGTCGTCGACGGTCGCGTGGTGTGGATCGTCGACGGCTACACGACGAGCAACAGCTACCCGTACAGCGAGCGACGTTCGCTGCGCCAGGCCACGGACGACACGCTGACGCAGGGTTCGTCGCAGGCCGCGCTCCCGACGGACAACGTCAACTACATGCGCAACTCCGTGAAGGCCGTCGTCGACGCCTACGACGGCAGCGTGAAGCTGTACCAGTGGGACACCCAGGACCCGGTCCTCAAGACGTGGATGAAGGTCTTCCCGGGTGTCGTCGAGCCGCGCTCGCAGATCGACCAGAGCCTGCTGGAGCACCTGCGCTACCCGGTCGACCTGTTCAAGGTCCAGCGCAACGTGCTCGAGCGCTACCACGTGACGGACGCGCAGACGTTCTACGAGGACGGCGAGCGTTGGCGCGTGCCCGAGGACCCGGCGACCCCGTCGGGTCAGCCGAAGTCGCTCCAGCCGCCGTACTTCCTGACGACGGCGCGTCCCGGCCAGGAGGACCCCGCGTTCTCGCTGACCAGCGTCTACCTGCCGAACAGCCGCCAGAACCTGGCCGCGTTCATGTCGGTGAACTCCGAGGCGTCGAGCGAGGACTACGGGAAGATGCAGATCCTGCAGCTGCCGAGCGACACGCAGGTACCGGGTCCGAGCCAGATCGCCAACCAGTTCAGCTCCGACCGCGGCGTGACGCAGGCGCTGCTGCAGTTCCGCCAGTCCGACGCACGGGTGCTCAACGGCAACCTGCTGACCCTGCCCGTGGGCGACGCGCTGCTGTACGTGCAGCCGGTCTACATCCGACGCACGGCGGAGGAGGGCAGCTACCCGGTGCTGCAGTTCGTGGCGGCGTCGTTCGGCGAGGAGGTCGGCTTCGGCCAGACCCTCGACGAGGCGCTGCGCGTGGCGCTCGGCCTCGCGGAGGGCTCCGTCCCCGACCCGGACGAGGAGTCCTCGGGTGGCGGCACCGGTGGCAGTGGCGACGGTGGCGCGAAGACGACGCAGGAGTACCTGCGCGACGCCTCCGCCGCCTACTCCGCGGCCCAGAAGGCCCTCGAGGCCGGCGACCTCGCCGAGTACCAGCGTCGGATCAACCAGATGAACGCAGCGGTCGAGAACGCCCAGGACGCCCTGGGCCAGTCCGACCAGAGTGGCGGCGAGTAG
- a CDS encoding S8 family serine peptidase, which yields MRTRRTRLLRSGAASTIALALAITSAGAANAANDEPRSKVEQAPERAAQTDEVKDAPAGDKLGQPDRELLAEARQNGDKRVTVMIATQRKATGAVVDALESSGAWIGKVDDKLGYVRASVPTSRVEKVAALSKVDAVDLDETIPIDDPAPGKVSADGSAPSSAPGASTPDANPYMPTRETGTTDFVAKNPKYDGRGVTIGIIDSGVDLDHPALQETSTGERKIVDWVTGTDPLLDDDSTWRAMLTSVKATPTFTYADQTWTAPREGTFRVNRFSESITAGSEPGGDVNRDGDTTDRFGILYDETTHDIWVDANQDNVFSDDELMRPYKEKFQVGHFGTDDPSTDVVERMPFTVEYREDVSLAPADLPGTADFVNIGIVEDAHGSHVAGIAAGHSLFGGAMNGQAPGAKIVSSRACTWGGGCTAAALLDGMVDLVTNRGVDVVNMSIGGLPALNDANNARATVYDRLIDDYGVQLFISAGNSGPGLNTIGDPSVAGKVVSVASSISKETWKANYGSVVSAALALHPFSSRGPTESGDFKPNIAAPGSAISTVPQWLKQPDLKEAGYTLPVGYAMFNGTSMASPQAAGAAAVLLSGTLAREVPVTPKQLRNALYSSAKLFSGETVAGQGTGQLNVPGAWSLLLKKAVTADYRTDAPVCTPLSDFLAKPGRGTGLYNRCAADQGGQTLNKAKKYDVKITRSSGTYKSVKHTVRIVGNDGTFRAPTSITLARGRTVSLPVTATAKTQGAHSAIVEIDDPATPVVDHRVMVTVVQSTGLTSPSFAKENRGTVQRNRSTSYFVSVPKGAKALQVNLSGIATRSQTRFIAINPYGVPVESTASTACYTNFSDAKACKPTSRSYADPLPGVWEIEVESRRTSPLLDNPFTLTAAVQGVTVDPASQEVAPAADGGATALEWTLKNAFGPVTVTPRGGDLGSALAERKTIDDGARQTYTVDVPEGASSLTATIGSTSDAGADLDLAILNPDGSQAGQSADGDSEESVTLDAPAAGRYTVVVDGYAVPAGSTEYDYLDVFYSTGLGTLAVDDTPVQLARGGTAVVKGSLEPTAQPTEGRSLFGEMQVISSEGAVLGSGTVRVTGSAPEPTPSATTTTPTAPETAQPLAPKATASTTDEQE from the coding sequence TTGCGCACACGCCGCACACGGCTGCTCCGTTCAGGAGCCGCCTCCACCATCGCGCTCGCGCTCGCCATCACCTCGGCGGGCGCAGCGAACGCCGCGAACGACGAGCCGCGGTCCAAGGTCGAGCAGGCCCCGGAGCGGGCCGCGCAGACCGACGAGGTCAAGGACGCGCCGGCCGGCGACAAGCTCGGCCAGCCCGACCGCGAGCTGCTCGCCGAGGCCCGGCAGAACGGTGACAAGCGCGTCACCGTCATGATCGCCACCCAGCGCAAGGCCACCGGGGCCGTCGTCGACGCCCTGGAGTCGTCGGGCGCCTGGATCGGCAAGGTCGACGACAAGCTCGGCTACGTCCGCGCCAGCGTGCCCACCTCGCGCGTCGAGAAGGTCGCCGCACTCTCGAAGGTCGACGCCGTCGACCTCGACGAGACCATCCCGATCGACGACCCTGCCCCCGGCAAGGTCTCCGCCGACGGTTCCGCGCCCAGCAGCGCGCCCGGCGCGAGCACCCCCGACGCCAACCCGTACATGCCCACGCGCGAGACCGGCACGACCGACTTCGTCGCGAAGAACCCGAAGTACGACGGCCGCGGCGTCACCATCGGCATCATCGACTCCGGCGTCGACCTCGACCACCCGGCCTTGCAGGAGACCAGCACCGGCGAGCGCAAGATCGTCGACTGGGTCACTGGCACCGACCCGCTCCTCGACGACGACAGCACGTGGCGGGCCATGCTCACCTCCGTGAAGGCGACCCCGACGTTCACCTACGCCGACCAGACCTGGACCGCGCCGCGTGAGGGCACCTTCCGCGTCAACCGCTTCAGCGAGAGCATCACCGCCGGCAGCGAGCCCGGCGGCGACGTGAACCGCGACGGCGACACCACCGACCGGTTCGGCATCCTCTACGACGAGACGACCCACGACATCTGGGTCGATGCGAACCAGGACAACGTCTTCTCCGACGACGAGCTCATGCGCCCGTACAAGGAGAAGTTCCAGGTCGGCCACTTCGGCACCGACGACCCGTCGACCGACGTCGTCGAGCGCATGCCGTTCACCGTCGAGTACCGCGAGGACGTCAGCCTCGCGCCCGCCGACCTGCCCGGCACCGCCGACTTCGTGAACATCGGCATCGTCGAGGACGCCCATGGCAGCCACGTCGCCGGCATCGCCGCCGGTCACTCGCTGTTCGGTGGCGCCATGAACGGCCAGGCGCCCGGCGCCAAGATCGTCTCGAGCCGTGCGTGCACGTGGGGCGGCGGCTGCACCGCCGCGGCCCTGCTCGACGGCATGGTCGACCTCGTCACCAACCGCGGTGTCGACGTCGTCAACATGTCGATCGGCGGCCTGCCCGCGCTCAACGACGCCAACAACGCCCGTGCCACGGTCTACGACCGTCTGATCGACGACTACGGCGTGCAGCTGTTCATCTCCGCCGGCAACAGCGGCCCGGGCCTGAACACCATCGGCGACCCGTCCGTGGCCGGCAAGGTCGTGAGCGTCGCGTCGTCCATCTCCAAGGAGACCTGGAAGGCCAACTACGGCTCGGTCGTCTCGGCCGCGCTCGCGCTGCACCCGTTCTCCTCGCGTGGCCCGACGGAGTCCGGCGACTTCAAGCCGAACATCGCGGCCCCCGGCTCGGCGATCTCGACCGTGCCCCAGTGGCTCAAGCAGCCCGACCTCAAGGAGGCCGGCTACACGCTTCCGGTCGGCTACGCGATGTTCAACGGCACGTCGATGGCCTCGCCGCAGGCCGCCGGCGCGGCAGCCGTGCTGCTCTCGGGCACCCTCGCCCGGGAGGTCCCGGTGACGCCCAAGCAGCTGCGCAACGCGCTGTACTCCTCGGCGAAGCTCTTCTCCGGTGAGACGGTCGCGGGTCAGGGCACGGGACAGCTCAACGTGCCCGGTGCGTGGAGCCTGCTGCTGAAGAAGGCCGTCACGGCCGACTACCGCACCGACGCGCCGGTCTGCACCCCGCTGTCGGACTTCCTGGCCAAGCCGGGTCGCGGCACGGGCCTGTACAACCGCTGCGCCGCCGACCAGGGCGGTCAGACGCTGAACAAGGCCAAGAAGTACGACGTGAAGATCACGCGCTCGTCCGGCACCTACAAGTCGGTCAAGCACACCGTGCGCATCGTCGGCAACGACGGCACGTTCCGCGCGCCCACCTCGATCACGCTCGCGCGGGGTCGCACGGTGAGCCTGCCGGTGACCGCCACCGCCAAGACTCAGGGTGCGCACTCGGCCATCGTGGAGATCGACGACCCGGCCACCCCGGTCGTCGACCACCGCGTCATGGTGACCGTCGTGCAGTCCACGGGCCTGACCTCGCCGAGCTTCGCCAAGGAGAACCGCGGCACGGTCCAGCGCAACCGGTCGACGTCGTACTTCGTGTCGGTGCCGAAGGGTGCCAAGGCGCTGCAGGTGAACCTGTCCGGCATCGCCACGCGCAGCCAGACGCGGTTCATCGCGATCAACCCCTACGGCGTCCCGGTCGAGTCGACGGCGTCGACGGCGTGCTACACCAACTTCAGCGACGCGAAGGCCTGCAAGCCGACGTCGCGGAGCTACGCCGACCCGTTGCCGGGTGTCTGGGAGATCGAGGTGGAGTCGCGTCGCACGTCGCCGCTGCTCGACAACCCGTTCACGCTGACCGCCGCGGTCCAGGGCGTCACCGTCGACCCCGCCTCCCAGGAGGTCGCCCCGGCGGCCGACGGTGGCGCGACGGCCCTGGAGTGGACGCTCAAGAACGCGTTCGGTCCGGTCACGGTCACGCCGCGTGGTGGCGACCTGGGCAGCGCCCTCGCGGAGCGCAAGACGATCGACGACGGTGCTCGCCAGACCTACACCGTCGACGTCCCGGAGGGTGCGTCGAGCCTCACGGCGACCATCGGCAGCACGTCCGACGCCGGCGCCGACCTCGACCTCGCCATCCTCAACCCGGACGGGTCGCAGGCCGGCCAGTCCGCGGACGGCGACTCCGAGGAGTCGGTCACGCTGGACGCCCCCGCCGCCGGCAGGTACACCGTCGTCGTCGACGGCTACGCGGTCCCGGCCGGCAGCACCGAGTACGACTACCTGGACGTGTTCTACTCCACGGGGCTGGGCACGCTCGCGGTCGACGACACGCCCGTCCAGCTGGCACGCGGTGGCACGGCGGTCGTCAAGGGCTCGCTGGAGCCCACGGCGCAGCCGACCGAGGGTCGTTCGCTGTTCGGTGAGATGCAGGTGATCTCGTCCGAGGGTGCGGTGCTCGGCAGCGGGACGGTCCGGGTGACCGGATCGGCCCCGGAGCCGACCCCGTCGGCGACGACCACGACGCCGACCGCCCCGGAGACGGCTCAGCCGCTCGCTCCGAAGGCGACGGCGTCGACGACGGACGAGCAGGAGTAG
- a CDS encoding alpha/beta fold hydrolase — MSTLETNGIQISYTDSGGDGRPVVLIHGWPLSGASWSEQVPALTEAGYRVITYDRRGFGASDKPDTGYDYDTFTEDLAGLLELLEVTDATIVGFSMGGGEVARYLGTRGSERIHSAVFAGAVPPYLLKTDDNPDGGLTPEDVQGFKDGVSNDRAGFLEEFTTNFFSANDELKVTEAQRQEAIALVEPASTTAMLGCVEAFGNTDFRDDLEKIDVPTLVIHGDSDAVVPFEVSGKRTGETVKDATVHVVADGPHGFNVSHAEELNRVLLDFLQR, encoded by the coding sequence ATGAGCACGCTCGAGACCAACGGCATCCAGATCAGCTACACCGACTCCGGCGGCGACGGCCGCCCCGTCGTCCTCATCCACGGCTGGCCCCTCAGCGGCGCGTCCTGGTCGGAGCAGGTCCCGGCCCTGACCGAGGCCGGCTACCGTGTCATCACCTACGACCGCCGTGGCTTCGGCGCGAGCGACAAGCCCGACACCGGCTACGACTACGACACGTTCACCGAGGACCTCGCAGGCCTGCTCGAGCTGCTCGAGGTCACCGACGCGACCATCGTCGGCTTCTCGATGGGCGGCGGCGAGGTGGCCCGCTACCTCGGCACGCGCGGCTCCGAGCGCATCCACTCGGCCGTGTTCGCCGGCGCCGTCCCGCCGTACCTGCTGAAGACCGACGACAACCCCGACGGCGGCCTCACGCCCGAGGACGTCCAGGGCTTCAAGGACGGCGTCAGCAACGACCGTGCCGGCTTCCTCGAGGAGTTCACCACGAACTTCTTCAGCGCCAACGACGAGCTCAAGGTCACCGAGGCCCAGCGTCAGGAGGCCATCGCGCTCGTCGAGCCCGCGTCGACGACGGCCATGCTCGGCTGCGTCGAGGCCTTCGGCAACACCGACTTCCGTGACGACCTCGAGAAGATCGACGTGCCGACGCTCGTCATCCACGGCGACAGCGACGCCGTCGTGCCGTTCGAGGTCTCCGGCAAGCGCACGGGTGAGACGGTGAAGGACGCCACCGTCCACGTCGTCGCCGACGGCCCGCACGGGTTCAACGTGAGCCACGCCGAGGAGCTCAACCGCGTGCTGCTCGACTTCCTGCAGCGCTGA
- a CDS encoding ferredoxin reductase has product MADSLIERSTVLRRVRAVGKAFTTPLHPDDYLKLINPLWSARELRGRVERVEQVTDRSATLVIKPGWGWSFDFQPGQYIGIGVEIDGRFHWRSYSLSSAPVRSEGTVAITVKAMPEGFLSEHLVNGLAPGTIVRLESPQGDFVLPDPPPAKMLFVVGGSGITPVMSMLRTLDRRGSVPDVFLAYSAVDEDDMMFLDELRELASKHDRFTFHERFTDRDGFLTPDRLGEVCHDWAERETWACGPQPMLDALVEHFERLGREDELHVERFSLGATETDAEGGTITFGDTGKSVEVDGATTLLEAGEQAGVNMLFGCRMGICHTCDVPLLSGRVKDLRSGDEHTEGEYVQTCISVAATDCTLKI; this is encoded by the coding sequence ATGGCTGACTCACTGATCGAGAGGTCGACCGTGCTGCGTCGCGTGCGTGCGGTCGGCAAGGCGTTCACGACGCCGCTGCACCCCGACGACTACCTCAAGCTCATCAACCCGCTGTGGTCCGCGCGCGAGCTGCGCGGCCGCGTCGAGCGGGTCGAGCAGGTCACCGACCGCTCGGCGACGCTCGTCATCAAGCCCGGCTGGGGCTGGTCGTTCGACTTCCAGCCCGGCCAGTACATCGGCATCGGCGTGGAGATCGACGGCCGGTTCCACTGGCGGTCCTACTCGTTGTCGTCGGCGCCCGTGCGCTCGGAGGGCACCGTCGCGATCACCGTGAAGGCGATGCCCGAGGGCTTCCTGTCCGAGCACCTGGTCAACGGGCTCGCGCCGGGCACGATCGTCCGGCTGGAGTCGCCGCAGGGCGACTTCGTGCTGCCCGACCCGCCGCCGGCGAAGATGCTCTTCGTCGTCGGCGGCAGCGGCATCACCCCGGTGATGTCGATGCTGCGGACCCTCGACCGTCGCGGCTCCGTGCCCGACGTGTTCCTCGCCTACTCCGCGGTCGACGAGGACGACATGATGTTCCTCGACGAGCTGCGCGAGCTCGCTTCGAAGCACGACCGCTTCACGTTCCACGAGCGGTTCACCGACCGCGACGGGTTCCTCACGCCCGACCGGCTGGGCGAGGTCTGCCACGACTGGGCCGAGCGCGAGACGTGGGCCTGCGGCCCGCAGCCGATGCTCGACGCGCTCGTCGAGCACTTCGAGCGGCTGGGCCGCGAGGACGAGCTGCACGTCGAGCGGTTCTCGCTCGGCGCCACCGAGACCGACGCCGAGGGCGGCACGATCACCTTCGGCGACACGGGCAAGAGCGTCGAGGTCGACGGGGCCACGACGCTGCTGGAGGCCGGCGAGCAGGCCGGCGTCAACATGCTGTTCGGCTGTCGCATGGGCATCTGCCACACGTGCGACGTGCCGCTGCTCAGCGGCCGCGTGAAGGACCTGCGCAGCGGCGACGAGCACACCGAGGGCGAGTACGTGCAGACCTGCATCAGCGTCGCCGCCACCGACTGCACGCTCAAGATCTGA